In Juglans microcarpa x Juglans regia isolate MS1-56 chromosome 8D, Jm3101_v1.0, whole genome shotgun sequence, the following are encoded in one genomic region:
- the LOC121242555 gene encoding ribulose bisphosphate carboxylase small subunit, chloroplastic-like, translating into MASSIVSSAAVASVNRASPAKAAMVAPFTGLKSASAFPVTRKHNTDITSIASNGGRVQCMQVWPPLGKKKFETLSYLPPLSPESLAKEVDYLIRKGWIPCLEFELEHGFVYRENHRSPGYYDGRYWVMWKLPMFGCTDSSQVLKELEECKKEYPNAFIRIIGFDNKRQVQCISFIAYKPPSHV; encoded by the exons ATGGCTTCCTCCATCGTCTCATCCGCGGCTGTTGCCTCCGTTAACAGGGCCTCTCCGGCTAAAGCTGCCATGGTCGCACCTTTCACCGGTCTCAAGTCGGCCTCGGCCTTCCCTGTCACCCGCAAACACAACACTGATATTACCTCCATAGCCAGCAATGGCGGAAGAGTTCAGTGCATGCAA GTATGGCCTCCACTTGGAAAGAAGAAGTTTGAGACTCTCTCTTACCTACCTCCTCTCTCTCCTGAATCATTGGCCAAGGAAGTGGATTATCTGATTCGCAAGGGATGGATTCCTTGTTTGGAGTTCGAGTTGGAG CACGGGTTCGTTTACCGTGAGAACCACAGATCTCCAGGGTACTACGATGGTCGCTACTGGGTAATGTGGAAGCTCCCCATGTTTGGCTGCACCGACTCTTCTCAGGTCCTGAAAGAGCTTGAGGAGTGCAAGAAGGAATACCCTAATGCATTCATTCGTATCATTGGATTTGACAACAAGCGCCAAGTGCAGTGCATCAGTTTCATTGCCTACAAGCCTCCAAGCCACGTCTAA